From the Chitinophaga lutea genome, one window contains:
- a CDS encoding CHAT domain-containing protein: MKTIIISFANSSREPLASITEEDDHIHRILIENNRGNYSVHRESFATVDNINNALGTYSGNIAIFHYAGHASQTSLLFNDQEANGIGIAYQLKPSIAAGNLRLVILNGCSTAQQVTKLLDLGVPAVIATNASVNDTSAKIFGVEFFRNVCQKRMSLRNAFNAALASAQTAAKEALGLDDAVNRDLHVPGEKPREPFWGLFYKNADAVDMNPLPSAPETATALYEPNIQLTQTIFTALVNDGNAPAIQLDEKKKMEIIEDYVFQKTIMDVFPHPIAIQLKTLFAAEYGAEALKKPSIKRLEQIARVFQITTEFMGIIMISQLWELKITQRVKELPDEIEQLLESYFNLNIDERAIYNYSTLIKGIRKYIDTLDKVDYFVTELETLREEDEQNKKFGEACEYLAYIRNATYPGKPVGIQEAEVGDLCLTAESMLSVFFEKLGFLHRYTLTSIQNIRINKYRHDVLTEFDHQVVKLMNSNASHEVNYYLLAKHLDNSGVILTKQNLSVFNVERRQYKGEALEFLNLSPLVIDINAFESRADRSNLVFYGQYREADKVYVFRNVSKPDDDMNHVEINIDRKFGRTEQQEQSRYEAVCKQLNAFRDFAMHATTLQP; this comes from the coding sequence ATGAAAACGATCATCATATCTTTTGCAAACAGCTCGCGTGAGCCCCTTGCATCCATCACTGAAGAAGACGATCATATCCACCGCATACTGATAGAAAACAACCGCGGTAATTACAGTGTGCACCGGGAATCGTTCGCCACGGTAGACAATATCAATAACGCCCTTGGTACCTACAGCGGCAACATCGCCATTTTTCATTACGCCGGCCATGCCAGCCAGACCTCTCTGCTTTTTAACGACCAGGAAGCCAACGGCATCGGCATCGCCTATCAGCTAAAACCCAGCATCGCCGCGGGCAACCTGCGGCTGGTGATACTCAACGGCTGCTCCACCGCGCAGCAGGTGACCAAGCTGCTCGACCTCGGCGTGCCCGCCGTCATCGCCACCAACGCCTCCGTGAACGACACGAGCGCTAAGATCTTCGGCGTGGAGTTTTTCCGCAACGTCTGCCAGAAAAGAATGAGCCTCCGCAACGCCTTCAACGCCGCGCTGGCTTCCGCCCAAACCGCCGCCAAAGAAGCGCTGGGACTCGACGATGCCGTCAACCGCGACCTGCACGTTCCCGGCGAGAAACCGCGCGAGCCTTTCTGGGGCCTGTTCTATAAAAACGCCGATGCCGTGGACATGAATCCACTGCCGAGTGCGCCCGAAACGGCCACTGCCCTGTACGAACCGAACATCCAACTGACGCAGACCATCTTCACCGCGCTCGTCAACGACGGCAATGCGCCCGCCATACAACTCGACGAGAAGAAAAAGATGGAGATCATCGAAGATTATGTGTTCCAGAAAACGATCATGGACGTATTCCCCCACCCCATCGCCATCCAGCTGAAAACGCTGTTCGCGGCCGAATACGGCGCCGAGGCCCTGAAAAAGCCCAGCATCAAACGGCTCGAGCAGATCGCCCGGGTGTTCCAGATCACCACGGAGTTCATGGGCATCATCATGATCAGCCAGCTGTGGGAACTGAAGATCACCCAACGGGTGAAAGAGCTGCCGGACGAAATCGAGCAGCTCCTGGAAAGTTATTTCAACCTCAACATAGACGAACGCGCCATATACAATTACAGCACGCTGATCAAAGGTATCCGCAAATACATCGACACCCTCGATAAAGTGGACTATTTCGTGACCGAACTGGAAACGCTGCGCGAAGAAGACGAGCAGAATAAAAAGTTCGGCGAAGCCTGCGAGTACCTGGCTTATATCCGCAACGCCACCTATCCCGGCAAACCCGTCGGCATCCAGGAAGCGGAAGTGGGCGACCTCTGTCTCACCGCGGAATCGATGCTCTCCGTTTTCTTTGAAAAACTGGGCTTCCTGCACCGCTACACCCTCACCAGCATCCAGAACATCCGCATCAACAAATACCGGCACGACGTGCTCACGGAATTCGACCACCAGGTGGTGAAACTGATGAACTCCAACGCCAGCCACGAAGTGAATTATTACCTGCTGGCCAAGCACCTCGACAATAGCGGCGTGATCCTCACCAAACAAAACCTCAGCGTGTTCAACGTGGAAAGACGGCAGTATAAAGGCGAAGCCCTCGAATTCCTGAACCTGTCGCCGCTGGTGATAGACATCAACGCGTTCGAAAGCCGCGCCGACCGTTCCAACCTGGTATTTTACGGGCAATACCGCGAGGCGGACAAAGTGTACGTGTTCCGCAACGTGAGCAAACCCGACGACGATATGAACCACGTGGAAATCAATATAGACCGCAAGTTCGGACGGACGGAACAACAGGAGCAAAGCCGGTACGAAGCTGTGTGCAAACAGCTGAATGCCTTCAGGGATTTTGCCATGCACGCCACCACCTTACAGCCATAA
- a CDS encoding caspase family protein, with the protein MQERMFYAAFVGINAYPQGALSGCVGDVLELDLLFREQCAQQTGIRYQPVYYLAPNAADAWRIEAHEAATGEKLRYEAPTFSNLSTRLFTHFKDAGEGDICVFYYSGHGSQTEAPPVFDRLMMETLVCVDSRDENNPAARDLIDKELAWLLWKTFSGKPAHVLVMMDCCHSGNNTRSLKNEADVQFRYLPSDRNKIPFEQYLGYGDAGFYSSEGGKMSIKIPRYVHLAACRDDEKAQETMQGGLFTNRLTEALRSGGAAGSYRQLMQGLTISVGNRAERQTPVAFSVEDGDLDQQFLSGNIRPYRPFYNVRYNAREKRWKIYGGAMHGLTTGDTLRVSDGEKQADVVLQEVAAAWSWVALGGFDEDSTTVTAVLVRSAAAVMKVGVQPALKDIIALADIEKADGASASPSPENAARKTYPYFTLLEEGAPGVQYVIRQLADAAYVLLPVNGDMPLFKRQSDAAVFLENVNKVGSWLSALELQHQAAGLSQGDFVFQWAAEPGEVLPDGVALRYEGEQYPSFGLRISINPVSPLKECYIKALYLGSKYGVNTSLIRDDNNKLTNTPGSYLDLSLQYQGNTYTRLPVSIDEKYARYNIREITDYLKIIVSDTPVHLDQYEQEELELDDGTVTRGLAVPGAVRGAAAEQPQWSVFTFRVMCKRTPAEQTLQSGGKAAFYAFDIEAPDGFKGRVVLQPKEHTTRSMEPDLWGATLTGEVLGGQALLLYPETPIPEGGALRLRLKPPAAAVRSLKDDQLEEIVLPYGFDPATRQFVPLGYADDAGNIFIEQLPASGERSIGGAVKLYFKKIFKPRQVNLLVAPPGLKGKATLLIHGFTGETQSMREACANGDALLTYDYENLATPVARTAELLHTALLDAGVGNGVELTVVGHGTGGLVARWLAEQLKAPYVKRLVLVGTPNAGAKLAALTASVTGMLADALNFTGPVKYAITGLAWLLKHLKLHPATAFKEMQPGSELMQQMQASVMAPGVEYKIIAGDASLMKGGIIDKAIVHVFGQERNDRAVTVASMQAIPGLDLQNQVAIVPCHHLGYFRKETGIQLT; encoded by the coding sequence ATGCAGGAACGTATGTTTTATGCCGCATTTGTGGGCATAAACGCTTATCCGCAGGGCGCACTGAGTGGTTGCGTAGGGGATGTGCTGGAGCTTGATCTCCTGTTCCGCGAACAGTGCGCGCAGCAAACCGGCATCCGTTACCAGCCTGTATATTATCTGGCCCCCAATGCCGCCGACGCATGGCGTATCGAAGCGCATGAAGCGGCCACCGGTGAAAAGCTGCGGTACGAAGCACCCACCTTTTCCAATCTGTCGACACGGTTATTTACCCATTTTAAAGACGCCGGCGAAGGCGATATCTGTGTATTCTATTACAGCGGCCATGGCTCCCAAACCGAGGCTCCTCCCGTGTTTGACCGCCTCATGATGGAAACGCTGGTGTGTGTGGACAGCCGCGATGAAAACAATCCCGCCGCACGCGACCTGATCGATAAAGAACTGGCGTGGCTGCTCTGGAAAACGTTTTCCGGGAAACCCGCACATGTGTTGGTGATGATGGACTGCTGCCATTCCGGTAATAATACCCGCAGCCTGAAGAATGAAGCCGATGTGCAGTTCCGTTACCTGCCCAGCGACCGTAACAAAATACCTTTTGAGCAATACCTCGGTTATGGCGATGCCGGTTTTTACAGCAGTGAAGGCGGTAAAATGAGCATCAAAATACCCCGTTACGTGCACCTGGCCGCCTGCCGCGACGACGAGAAGGCGCAGGAAACGATGCAGGGCGGGCTTTTCACTAACCGTTTGACCGAGGCGCTCCGCTCCGGCGGTGCTGCCGGCAGCTATCGCCAGTTGATGCAGGGGCTCACCATCAGCGTGGGCAACCGTGCCGAAAGGCAGACCCCCGTTGCGTTTTCGGTGGAAGACGGCGACCTCGACCAGCAGTTCCTTTCCGGCAACATCCGGCCCTACCGTCCATTTTACAACGTGCGCTACAATGCGCGGGAAAAGCGCTGGAAAATTTACGGCGGGGCGATGCATGGGCTTACAACCGGCGATACGCTTCGTGTGAGCGATGGGGAGAAACAGGCGGACGTGGTGTTGCAGGAAGTGGCGGCGGCGTGGAGTTGGGTTGCATTGGGTGGTTTTGATGAAGACAGTACAACGGTCACTGCCGTGTTGGTGCGTTCCGCTGCCGCAGTGATGAAAGTGGGTGTGCAGCCGGCGTTGAAAGACATTATCGCATTGGCGGATATTGAAAAGGCGGACGGGGCAAGCGCATCCCCTTCCCCGGAAAACGCTGCCAGGAAAACGTATCCTTATTTTACGCTGCTGGAAGAAGGCGCTCCCGGTGTGCAATATGTCATCCGGCAACTGGCGGACGCCGCGTATGTGCTGTTGCCGGTGAACGGTGATATGCCGTTGTTCAAACGCCAATCCGACGCGGCGGTGTTCCTGGAGAACGTCAATAAAGTTGGCAGCTGGCTGTCGGCGCTGGAATTGCAGCACCAGGCCGCCGGTCTCTCACAGGGCGATTTTGTGTTCCAATGGGCGGCGGAGCCGGGAGAGGTGCTGCCTGACGGCGTGGCGCTGCGGTATGAAGGCGAACAGTATCCGTCCTTCGGTTTGAGAATATCCATCAATCCTGTTTCCCCGCTGAAGGAATGTTATATCAAAGCCCTGTACCTCGGCAGCAAATATGGCGTCAATACCTCCCTTATCCGCGACGACAACAACAAGCTGACCAACACGCCCGGCAGTTACCTCGATTTGTCGCTCCAGTACCAGGGCAACACCTACACCCGCCTGCCCGTCAGCATCGACGAAAAATATGCGCGGTACAACATCCGCGAAATCACCGATTACCTGAAAATTATCGTGTCCGATACACCCGTGCACCTCGATCAATATGAACAGGAAGAACTGGAGCTGGACGATGGCACGGTTACGCGTGGACTGGCCGTGCCGGGCGCCGTGCGAGGCGCTGCGGCGGAGCAGCCGCAATGGTCGGTGTTCACTTTCAGAGTGATGTGTAAGCGGACACCTGCCGAGCAAACATTGCAGTCCGGCGGCAAGGCGGCATTCTATGCCTTCGATATCGAAGCGCCGGACGGTTTTAAAGGCCGCGTGGTCTTGCAGCCAAAGGAACATACCACCCGCAGTATGGAGCCTGATTTGTGGGGCGCCACGCTCACCGGGGAGGTGCTCGGCGGGCAGGCGCTGCTGCTGTACCCGGAGACGCCCATTCCCGAAGGCGGCGCGCTTAGGCTGCGGCTCAAGCCACCGGCCGCTGCGGTCCGTTCCCTGAAAGACGATCAGTTGGAAGAGATCGTGTTGCCGTATGGTTTTGATCCTGCCACCCGGCAATTCGTGCCGCTGGGGTATGCGGACGATGCAGGGAATATTTTCATCGAACAGTTGCCGGCGTCCGGCGAACGGAGTATTGGCGGGGCGGTGAAGCTGTATTTCAAAAAGATATTCAAACCCAGACAGGTGAACCTGCTGGTGGCGCCACCCGGCCTCAAGGGTAAAGCCACCTTGCTGATACATGGTTTTACCGGCGAAACGCAGAGCATGCGCGAAGCCTGTGCGAACGGGGATGCGCTGCTCACGTACGATTACGAAAACCTGGCCACGCCGGTTGCGCGCACTGCCGAATTGCTGCATACTGCATTACTGGATGCGGGCGTGGGCAATGGTGTGGAGCTGACGGTGGTGGGGCACGGCACGGGCGGACTGGTGGCCCGCTGGCTGGCGGAGCAGCTCAAGGCGCCGTATGTAAAACGCCTCGTGCTCGTGGGCACACCCAATGCCGGCGCGAAACTCGCCGCGCTCACCGCATCGGTCACCGGTATGCTCGCAGACGCCCTGAATTTTACGGGCCCCGTTAAATATGCGATCACCGGGTTGGCATGGTTGCTGAAACATCTAAAACTCCATCCCGCCACCGCTTTTAAGGAAATGCAACCCGGTTCGGAGCTGATGCAGCAAATGCAGGCCTCCGTGATGGCGCCTGGCGTGGAATACAAGATCATCGCCGGCGACGCTTCGCTGATGAAAGGCGGCATCATCGACAAGGCTATTGTACACGTGTTCGGCCAGGAGCGTAACGACCGTGCCGTGACCGTAGCCAGCATGCAGGCCATTCCCGGCCTCGATCTGCAAAACCAGGTGGCCATCGTGCCCTGTCATCACCTGGGATATTTCCGGAAAGAAACCGGCATTCAACTGACTTAA
- a CDS encoding S8 family serine peptidase: MPKGYSLHIGLNNVDAKNYPGVPALFAAVNDAVFWASFAAEQGYKGKSLHNEAATAEAVLDILSGYARDMQSGDILLLTYAGHGSQLQNEKEDGFDRERNDQTWCLYNRELLDDELFDAFRAFAEGTRIVVVSDSCHSGTMVRALPDGLDLSALLEEGLSRSMAARGMRSRKLPLEVEQAVAARFGNSVYAPLQKKYQKTAQAENMKASVKLLAACQDDQTTYDGEKNGVFTEAFMELFKKPAFKKATAETFIDEIREQYYFPRPNFFQYGAIIPSFDRSFPFTIDIPDAAVVKGHRAPELQPQPLRRSLSAEEEWDQAKVKKNAQLLVEFDTPLTGPFTGGGDMVILENDGSSLLLELKNTPHEHAWSAAHALQQQLAAKGIQASVEPVLSVTPAQDKRATREGDINNPDYIPEWPPAKAEGHIGWHLDDAHSQLLKAQRALQERPGAHVRIAHLDTGYIAGHVALPPQLDYANQRSFVKKEDGSQAVDKPDSGQDGHGLGTLILLAGNKVTKADTFDEYEGYIGGMPFADVIPMRISESVVIMNDRNFSAALDYAIEKGCEVVSMSMAGKPSNRMAQAVNRAYEAGIVIVSAASNCWYKGTGALLPKCVMYPAAFERVIAATGAMYDHQPYDVAYLRGQRAISTQYMQGSWGPASRMTRALAAYTPNTPWASTHHTFLRSGGGTSSATPQVAAAAALWIAYHRAELEAKGYYQPGRQWLKVEAVRHALYKSAYTGFPEWKKYYGNGILRAYDALQAGVADESELSMSPSAESSLFGIVETIGAFFKRRKLFRSSAPCPPANALGLELLHLLQTDPQFFALFSSLNLHDTTAMEMLLNDPAFQEQVLQSPYASNYLKEAVLAA; this comes from the coding sequence ATGCCTAAAGGTTATTCATTGCACATTGGATTGAACAACGTGGACGCAAAAAATTATCCCGGCGTGCCCGCTTTATTCGCAGCTGTCAACGATGCCGTTTTCTGGGCGTCGTTCGCGGCGGAACAGGGATACAAGGGGAAGTCGCTTCACAACGAAGCCGCCACCGCCGAGGCGGTGCTCGATATTTTATCGGGGTATGCCCGCGATATGCAAAGTGGCGACATCCTGCTGCTCACGTATGCCGGCCACGGCAGCCAGCTGCAGAATGAAAAGGAAGACGGTTTCGATCGCGAAAGGAACGATCAGACCTGGTGCCTCTACAACCGCGAACTGCTCGACGACGAGCTGTTCGATGCATTCCGCGCCTTTGCGGAGGGGACGCGCATCGTGGTGGTTTCCGACAGCTGCCATTCCGGAACCATGGTGCGGGCGCTGCCCGATGGGCTCGACCTGAGCGCCCTGCTGGAAGAGGGCCTGAGCCGCAGTATGGCCGCGCGGGGCATGCGCTCGCGCAAGCTGCCGCTGGAAGTGGAGCAGGCGGTGGCGGCCCGCTTCGGTAATTCCGTGTACGCGCCTTTGCAGAAAAAATATCAGAAAACCGCGCAGGCGGAAAACATGAAAGCCTCGGTGAAACTGCTGGCCGCCTGCCAGGATGATCAGACCACCTACGACGGGGAAAAGAACGGCGTGTTCACCGAAGCGTTCATGGAACTGTTCAAAAAGCCCGCGTTCAAAAAGGCTACCGCGGAAACGTTCATCGACGAGATCCGGGAGCAGTATTATTTCCCGCGCCCGAACTTTTTCCAATACGGGGCCATCATCCCGTCGTTCGACCGGTCGTTCCCGTTTACCATCGACATTCCGGATGCGGCGGTGGTGAAGGGACACCGTGCGCCCGAGCTGCAGCCGCAGCCCCTGCGGCGGTCACTCAGTGCGGAAGAGGAGTGGGACCAGGCAAAGGTGAAAAAGAACGCGCAACTCCTCGTTGAGTTCGATACGCCGTTGACCGGGCCTTTTACCGGCGGCGGCGATATGGTGATACTGGAGAACGACGGCAGCTCGTTGCTGCTGGAACTGAAAAACACGCCGCACGAACATGCCTGGAGCGCCGCGCATGCCCTGCAGCAGCAGCTGGCGGCCAAAGGCATCCAGGCGTCCGTAGAGCCCGTGCTGAGCGTAACCCCGGCGCAGGATAAAAGAGCCACGCGCGAAGGAGATATCAACAACCCCGACTATATCCCCGAATGGCCGCCCGCGAAAGCGGAAGGGCATATCGGCTGGCATCTCGATGATGCGCATTCCCAATTGCTGAAGGCGCAGCGCGCCCTGCAGGAACGGCCGGGCGCCCATGTGCGCATTGCCCACCTCGATACCGGTTACATCGCCGGGCATGTGGCGTTGCCACCGCAGCTCGACTACGCCAACCAGCGCAGTTTCGTGAAAAAGGAAGACGGCTCGCAGGCTGTGGATAAACCCGATTCCGGCCAGGACGGGCACGGGCTTGGAACGCTCATATTGCTCGCCGGCAACAAGGTGACGAAGGCCGATACCTTTGATGAATACGAGGGGTATATCGGCGGGATGCCATTTGCCGACGTGATCCCCATGCGTATTTCCGAGTCGGTGGTGATCATGAACGACAGGAATTTCAGCGCCGCGCTCGACTACGCGATCGAAAAAGGCTGCGAAGTGGTGTCGATGTCGATGGCCGGCAAACCCAGCAACAGGATGGCGCAGGCGGTGAACCGGGCTTACGAGGCCGGCATCGTGATCGTGTCTGCCGCCAGCAATTGCTGGTACAAGGGCACCGGCGCCCTGTTGCCGAAATGTGTGATGTACCCCGCCGCATTCGAACGGGTGATAGCCGCCACCGGCGCCATGTACGATCATCAGCCGTACGATGTGGCATACCTGCGTGGCCAGCGGGCTATCAGCACCCAGTATATGCAGGGCTCCTGGGGGCCGGCCTCGCGCATGACGCGGGCGCTGGCCGCTTACACGCCCAATACGCCCTGGGCGTCCACACACCACACGTTTCTGCGGAGCGGGGGCGGCACATCTTCCGCCACGCCGCAGGTAGCGGCGGCCGCGGCCTTATGGATCGCCTATCACAGGGCCGAACTGGAAGCCAAAGGATATTATCAGCCCGGCCGGCAGTGGCTGAAAGTGGAAGCGGTGCGCCATGCCCTGTACAAATCTGCATACACCGGTTTCCCCGAATGGAAAAAATACTACGGCAACGGCATCCTGAGAGCCTACGACGCATTGCAGGCGGGTGTGGCGGATGAATCGGAACTGAGCATGTCACCTTCCGCCGAAAGCTCGCTGTTCGGCATCGTGGAAACCATCGGCGCATTTTTCAAAAGGAGGAAACTCTTCCGCAGCAGCGCCCCCTGCCCGCCAGCCAATGCCCTGGGGCTGGAGTTGCTGCATCTGCTGCAGACGGATCCGCAGTTCTTTGCATTGTTTTCTTCACTCAACCTGCACGATACAACCGCCATGGAAATGCTCCTGAACGATCCTGCATTCCAGGAACAGGTGCTGCAAAGCCCGTATGCGTCCAATTACCTGAAAGAAGCTGTTTTAGCGGCATGA
- a CDS encoding PAS domain S-box protein, with translation MNTPLVPEIEQRRLAALRSYEILDTFREEEYDRLTRLASQICGMPISLISLVDEHRVWVKSGVGAIAHVNEIPRNESVCNYTIMEPRYFEVEDTSKDSRFADFPGIKGPAHIRFYAGYPLIDREGHALGTICVLDHKPNHLTEAQRESLQLLAGTVVSLIETRKKRQELGHFEQIFKLSHDMICIVGTDGYFKRVNPAFTDVLGWSEHELLATPYVNFVHPDDEEASREELQRMQARKEQTVHFYRRYRTKGGDYRLLQWVANRTPFSDIIYAIARDVTEEREREQLLEASQNKLSSFFEHSQGLMCTHDLNGKFLSVNAAGASLLGYTVDEMEGLGIYDIIPRAHHPAFKAYLDLIKEKGRASGQMSTIHKDGSIRIWYFNNVLEQGVNEESYVIANAIDISERYYLEKDLARTKEMLEQTNQVARVGGWVAEMGKGSLFWTDVTKEIHSVPPDYEPTLTEAIRFFKKGASQNEIARAINRAIKEGKSWDLEVQIINADGEEKWVRALGHAAFEHGVCKRLYGAYQDIDERKKAQLEISNSRKLLNDVLQSASEVSIIATDAHGMITVFNRGAERLLGYEAAEMIGRHMPTVVHDEDEVLERAAELSHETGEKIIGGRVFTYNAEKYGSEQREWIYVKKDGSRCMVSLVMTPIRDIRNKIIGYLGIATDITKRKRMEQALIAAKLQAEQVSSAKTEFLANMSHEIRTPLNGIIGFTDLALKTDLDETQHQYITVVNQSANILMSIINDILDLSKIEAGKLELHAERTNLIELAVAATDIISFQARQKGLKVILDIGKDMPQMVMADGLRLKQVLVNLLGNAVKFTEEGEVELKISSVTRERDGSITCRMEVRDTGIGIRPEKQQRIFEAFAQEDASTTKRYGGTGIGLTISNKILALMGSKLQLISFPGSGSIFYFYVTLQADETTDESMTHATEEMLPPAGTVDLEKVTTSVLVVEDNTVNMLLSKTIIRKLMPRATIIEAGNGLDAVKICREKMPGIILMDIQIPELNGYEATYKIREMERGTRVPIVALTAGNISGEKEKSMAAGMNDFLSKPIVEESLATIFRKWLDGNGETGEAEKTPEAMERREPVNEQAVPDDEKEHFDISVLQNYLGEDNVDPMILKLTCDEIAQSMEVLAKHVREQNLAGLKAIGHKLAGTTGSVGLPALYKLARRLDGLQEYNEADVQALLGETTAEAALVVDIIKKRIEG, from the coding sequence ATGAATACACCGCTTGTACCTGAAATAGAACAGCGCCGCCTGGCTGCGCTCCGCAGCTATGAGATCCTCGATACTTTTCGTGAAGAAGAATATGACAGACTGACGCGGTTGGCCTCTCAGATTTGCGGCATGCCCATTTCCCTGATTTCACTGGTCGATGAACACCGCGTTTGGGTGAAATCCGGCGTGGGCGCCATCGCGCACGTGAACGAAATACCCAGGAACGAATCCGTCTGCAATTATACCATCATGGAACCGCGGTACTTCGAGGTGGAAGATACTTCGAAAGACAGCCGCTTTGCCGATTTTCCGGGCATTAAAGGCCCGGCGCATATCCGCTTTTATGCCGGTTATCCGCTGATCGACCGGGAGGGGCACGCCTTAGGTACGATCTGTGTGCTCGATCACAAACCCAACCACCTTACCGAAGCCCAGCGGGAATCCTTACAGCTGTTAGCCGGTACGGTTGTTTCGCTCATCGAAACCAGGAAAAAGCGCCAGGAGCTCGGCCATTTTGAGCAGATATTCAAATTGTCGCACGACATGATCTGCATCGTGGGCACCGACGGTTATTTCAAACGGGTGAACCCTGCCTTTACCGATGTGCTCGGCTGGTCCGAGCACGAACTGCTGGCCACACCCTATGTGAATTTCGTGCACCCGGACGATGAGGAGGCTTCCCGGGAGGAATTGCAGCGGATGCAGGCCCGGAAAGAACAGACGGTGCATTTCTACCGGCGTTACCGCACGAAAGGGGGCGATTACCGACTCCTGCAATGGGTGGCGAACAGGACGCCCTTTTCCGATATCATTTACGCCATTGCGCGCGATGTGACGGAAGAGCGGGAGCGCGAGCAACTGCTCGAAGCCAGCCAGAACAAACTCAGCTCTTTTTTCGAACATTCCCAGGGCCTGATGTGTACCCACGACCTGAATGGCAAGTTCCTTTCCGTGAATGCCGCCGGGGCTTCGCTGCTGGGATATACGGTCGACGAAATGGAAGGGCTGGGGATTTACGATATCATTCCAAGGGCCCATCATCCCGCCTTCAAAGCCTATCTCGATCTGATCAAAGAAAAAGGACGGGCCAGCGGGCAGATGTCCACCATCCACAAAGACGGCTCCATCCGCATCTGGTATTTCAATAATGTACTGGAGCAGGGTGTGAACGAGGAATCTTATGTGATTGCCAACGCCATCGATATTTCCGAAAGATATTACCTCGAAAAAGACCTGGCCCGCACCAAAGAGATGCTGGAACAGACCAACCAGGTAGCCCGCGTGGGCGGCTGGGTGGCCGAAATGGGGAAGGGGTCGCTGTTCTGGACAGACGTGACCAAGGAAATACACAGCGTGCCCCCGGATTATGAGCCCACCCTCACGGAAGCCATCCGTTTTTTCAAAAAAGGCGCCAGCCAGAACGAAATTGCCCGCGCTATCAACCGCGCCATCAAGGAAGGGAAGTCGTGGGACCTGGAAGTGCAGATCATCAACGCCGACGGGGAGGAAAAATGGGTGCGCGCCCTCGGGCACGCAGCATTCGAGCACGGCGTATGCAAACGGCTGTACGGCGCCTACCAGGATATCGACGAACGGAAAAAAGCCCAGCTTGAAATATCCAATTCCCGCAAACTGCTGAACGATGTGCTGCAGTCGGCTTCGGAGGTGAGCATCATCGCTACCGACGCCCACGGCATGATCACCGTGTTCAATCGCGGCGCCGAGCGCCTGCTGGGATACGAAGCGGCCGAAATGATCGGGCGCCATATGCCCACGGTGGTGCACGACGAAGACGAGGTGCTGGAGCGGGCGGCTGAACTGTCGCACGAAACGGGTGAAAAAATCATCGGCGGCCGGGTATTTACCTACAATGCAGAAAAATACGGCTCCGAACAACGGGAGTGGATATACGTGAAAAAAGACGGTTCGCGCTGCATGGTGTCGCTGGTGATGACGCCCATCCGCGATATCCGCAACAAGATCATCGGTTACCTGGGCATCGCCACAGACATCACCAAACGGAAGCGGATGGAGCAGGCGCTCATCGCCGCCAAATTGCAGGCGGAGCAGGTGAGCAGCGCCAAAACCGAATTCCTGGCCAATATGAGCCACGAAATCCGCACCCCGCTCAACGGCATCATCGGGTTTACCGATCTTGCGTTGAAAACTGACCTCGACGAAACACAGCATCAGTATATCACGGTAGTGAACCAGTCCGCCAATATCCTGATGAGCATCATCAACGATATACTCGACCTGTCCAAGATCGAGGCCGGCAAGCTCGAGCTGCATGCGGAAAGGACCAACCTCATAGAACTGGCTGTGGCCGCTACGGATATCATTTCCTTCCAGGCCCGACAGAAAGGGCTGAAAGTGATACTCGACATCGGGAAAGATATGCCGCAGATGGTCATGGCCGACGGCCTGCGCCTCAAACAGGTGCTGGTGAACCTGCTGGGCAATGCGGTGAAGTTTACCGAAGAGGGAGAGGTGGAACTGAAAATATCCTCCGTCACCCGCGAACGGGACGGTAGCATTACCTGCAGGATGGAAGTGCGGGATACCGGCATCGGCATCCGCCCCGAAAAACAGCAGCGGATTTTCGAAGCCTTTGCGCAGGAAGACGCTTCTACCACCAAACGTTACGGCGGTACCGGCATCGGCCTCACTATCTCCAACAAGATATTGGCGCTGATGGGCAGCAAACTGCAGCTGATCAGCTTCCCCGGATCGGGCAGCATCTTTTATTTTTACGTAACGTTGCAGGCTGATGAAACAACAGACGAATCAATGACACATGCAACGGAAGAAATGCTGCCGCCGGCCGGTACGGTAGATCTTGAAAAAGTTACGACCAGCGTACTGGTGGTGGAAGACAATACGGTGAACATGCTCCTGTCCAAAACCATCATCCGCAAGCTCATGCCCCGGGCCACCATTATCGAAGCGGGGAATGGCCTCGATGCCGTGAAGATCTGCCGGGAGAAAATGCCTGGCATCATCCTGATGGACATCCAGATACCCGAACTGAACGGATACGAAGCCACTTATAAAATCCGCGAAATGGAACGAGGTACCCGCGTGCCGATTGTGGCGCTCACGGCGGGCAATATCAGCGGGGAAAAAGAAAAGTCGATGGCCGCAGGCATGAACGATTTCCTGTCCAAGCCCATCGTGGAGGAGTCGCTGGCGACCATTTTCAGGAAATGGCTGGATGGCAACGGCGAAACCGGGGAGGCGGAAAAAACGCCCGAGGCGATGGAACGGCGCGAACCGGTAAACGAGCAGGCCGTCCCCGATGATGAAAAAGAACATTTCGACATTTCGGTGCTGCAAAACTATCTCGGCGAGGATAACGTAGATCCTATGATATTAAAGCTTACCTGCGACGAGATCGCACAGTCGATGGAGGTGCTGGCCAAACATGTGCGGGAGCAAAACCTTGCCGGCCTTAAAGCCATCGGCCACAAACTGGCCGGCACTACCGGCAGCGTGGGCCTGCCCGCGCTGTACAAACTGGCCAGGCGCCTCGACGGGTTGCAGGAATATAACGAAGCCGACGTGCAGGCGCTGCTGGGGGAAACAACAGCAGAGGCGGCATTGGTGGTGGATATCATCAAAAAACGCATTGAAGGGTAA